From the Halorhabdus utahensis DSM 12940 genome, one window contains:
- the msrA gene encoding peptide-methionine (S)-S-oxide reductase MsrA, whose product MESATFGGGCFWCTEAAMKELDGVASVTSGYAGGHAEDPSYRAVCSGDTGHAEVVQVEYDPDVITYDELLEVFFATHDPTQLNRQGPDVGTQYRSIVLYHDEAQRETAAAYIDALDAEYDDEVVTELTELETFYRAEEKHQDYFEKNPTDAYCQMHAAPKVEKIRERFEELVAES is encoded by the coding sequence ATGGAATCTGCGACGTTCGGCGGCGGGTGTTTCTGGTGTACCGAGGCCGCGATGAAGGAACTCGACGGCGTCGCCTCGGTGACGTCCGGGTACGCCGGCGGGCACGCCGAGGACCCCAGCTACCGGGCGGTCTGTTCGGGCGACACCGGCCACGCCGAGGTGGTGCAGGTCGAATACGATCCCGACGTGATCACTTACGACGAGTTGCTGGAGGTGTTCTTCGCCACGCACGACCCGACCCAGTTGAATCGACAGGGTCCCGACGTAGGCACGCAGTACCGCTCGATCGTCCTCTATCACGACGAGGCCCAGCGCGAGACGGCCGCCGCCTACATCGACGCGCTCGACGCCGAGTACGACGACGAGGTCGTGACGGAACTCACCGAGTTGGAGACGTTCTACCGCGCCGAGGAGAAACACCAGGACTACTTCGAGAAGAACCCGACTGACGCCTACTGTCAGATGCACGCCGCGCCGAAGGTCGAAAAAATCCGTGAACGGTTCGAGGAACTGGTAGCTGAATCGTAG